The following proteins come from a genomic window of Cronobacter muytjensii ATCC 51329:
- a CDS encoding fimbrial protein: MTKIRCYAIALALGCTALAAQASHQASEFDIGLNGRVSMQGSIVSRACDIAMESRYQSIEMPAASMNVLKRAGESIAQPFSIHLVNCTFDTGEPGDAPWQFLQVTFDGADDDGLFQVTGEAGGVALEIASKNGDEIHPGQPLPYTEISGDDIKLDYELRLKANDDGLRPGEYSSVIKYRIDYF; this comes from the coding sequence ATGACCAAAATCAGGTGTTATGCAATAGCTTTGGCCCTGGGATGTACAGCGTTGGCCGCGCAGGCATCGCATCAGGCTTCCGAATTTGATATCGGCTTAAATGGTCGAGTGAGTATGCAAGGCTCCATTGTTTCCAGAGCTTGTGATATCGCCATGGAGAGTCGTTACCAGTCTATCGAAATGCCGGCAGCATCGATGAATGTGCTGAAGCGTGCAGGCGAAAGCATTGCACAGCCGTTTTCCATTCATCTGGTGAATTGTACATTTGATACCGGAGAGCCAGGCGACGCGCCATGGCAGTTTTTGCAGGTGACCTTTGATGGTGCTGACGATGACGGACTGTTTCAGGTAACAGGCGAAGCAGGCGGCGTGGCGCTGGAAATTGCCAGTAAAAACGGGGATGAGATTCACCCTGGCCAGCCATTGCCTTATACAGAAATCTCTGGTGACGATATTAAACTGGATTATGAGCTACGTCTTAAAGCAAATGATGATGGGCTACGTCCAGGCGAATACTCATCGGTAATTAAATATCGTATTGATTATTTTTAA